Within the Photobacterium swingsii genome, the region CTATTTCTTTCGCGGATTATCGCTGGCGTTAGAGCCCGGAACTCGCCGTTTTGTTCTGATGCCACTCTTAGTTAACATCATACTATTTGGTAGTGCTTTTGGTTTTGTCCTTTCTCAACTTGACCAATGGATCACAGGGTGGCTAACCATGCTGCCTGAATGGTTGGATTGGTTGAGCTACTTACTTTGGCCACTATTGGCTATTGCTACATTAGTGATTTTCTCTTACCTCTTTAGCACCATCGCAAATTGGATTGCCGCCCCTTTTAATGGCCTACTAGCTGAACAGTTAGAAGCCAAGTTAACCGGTGAAAAACTGCCTGATACCAGTGTAAAAGATCTGCTGAAGGATATACCGAGAATCATGCACCGCGAGTGGGTAAAGCTAAAATACTACCTACCTAAAGCGCTGGGGTTACTGATCTTGTTATGGATCCCTGCGGTTGGCCAAACCGTTGGTCCTGTACTGTGGTTTCTTTTCAGCGCATGGATGATGACGATTCAATATGCTGACTATCCGTTTGATAATCACAAAGTCCCGTTCGTATCGATGCGAGACGCACTAAAAGTGAAGCGTGGTAAGTCATTGAGCTTTGGTAGCCTCGTGATGCTATTTACCATGACCCCGATTCTTAATTTATTTGTGATGCCAATTGCCGTGTGTGGTGCAACTGCAATGTGGGTTGACCACTACCGAAAGGATTATGCTCAGTCGTAAAGCCTACGAAAAGCTAATATCAAAGTGTCTTTAATCGTTATACTTTTTATAACAATAAGATATAACGATTTATTACTTTGCAAACGCAGCAACAAGGTTATGCTTAGTGTGTCTTAAGTTGAAACGTGTTACGAAGGAACGGCAATCATGAGCAAAATTTACGAAGATAACACTCTTACTATCGGTAACACTCCACTGGTTCGCCTGAACCGTGTCAGTAATGGCAAAGTGTTAGCAAAAATTGAAGCACGCAACCCTAGCTTCAGTGTGAAATGCCGTATCGGCGCCAACATGATTTGGGATGCAGAGAAAAAAGGTACCCTAAAAGAAGGTATTGAACTTGTAGAGCCAACATCTGGTAATACAGGGATTGCCCTTGCATACGTTGCAGCTGCGCGTGGATACAAACTGACGCTGACTATGCCTGAAAGCATGAGCCTAGAACGTCGTAAGC harbors:
- the cysZ gene encoding sulfate transporter CysZ; translation: MQTHSPIKDPISGAGYFFRGLSLALEPGTRRFVLMPLLVNIILFGSAFGFVLSQLDQWITGWLTMLPEWLDWLSYLLWPLLAIATLVIFSYLFSTIANWIAAPFNGLLAEQLEAKLTGEKLPDTSVKDLLKDIPRIMHREWVKLKYYLPKALGLLILLWIPAVGQTVGPVLWFLFSAWMMTIQYADYPFDNHKVPFVSMRDALKVKRGKSLSFGSLVMLFTMTPILNLFVMPIAVCGATAMWVDHYRKDYAQS